The proteins below are encoded in one region of Avibacterium volantium:
- the fruK gene encoding 1-phosphofructokinase — MAKVATITLNTAYDLVGRLKRIALGEVNTVETLGLFPAGKGINVAKVLKDLGVDVAVSGFLGRDNQGDFNTMFAELGLEDRFQRVAGKTRINVKITETEADVTDLNFLGYEISPQDWQDFVQQSLLLCKDFDIVAVCGSLPRGVSPTDFADWLKQLQQAGVKVVLDSSNAALSAGLSANPWLVKPNHRELEAWVGHSLPTLEDIIAAAEKLRAQGIANVIISMGADGSLWLSKQGVIQAKPPKCEQVVSTVGAGDSMVAGLIYGLSKSLSQQDTLAFASAVSAFAVSQSNVGVSDPALLTPILEKVEISVIKG; from the coding sequence ATGGCAAAAGTGGCAACTATCACGTTAAATACCGCCTATGATTTAGTGGGGCGGTTAAAGCGTATTGCGCTGGGTGAAGTGAATACGGTGGAAACCTTGGGCTTATTCCCTGCAGGCAAAGGCATCAACGTAGCAAAAGTGTTGAAAGATTTAGGCGTTGATGTAGCGGTGAGTGGTTTCCTTGGTCGTGATAATCAAGGGGATTTCAACACAATGTTTGCGGAACTAGGCTTAGAAGATCGCTTTCAGCGTGTGGCGGGTAAAACTCGCATAAACGTGAAAATTACCGAAACAGAGGCCGATGTAACGGATCTCAATTTCTTAGGCTATGAAATTTCACCACAAGATTGGCAAGATTTTGTGCAGCAATCCTTGTTGTTATGCAAGGATTTTGACATTGTCGCAGTATGTGGCAGCTTGCCGCGCGGTGTTAGCCCAACAGATTTTGCAGATTGGCTCAAACAGCTACAACAAGCTGGCGTAAAAGTGGTGTTAGACAGCAGTAATGCAGCGCTTAGCGCGGGGTTATCCGCTAATCCTTGGCTAGTGAAACCCAATCATCGCGAGCTTGAGGCTTGGGTGGGACATTCCTTACCAACCCTAGAAGACATCATCGCCGCCGCAGAAAAATTGCGCGCACAAGGCATTGCCAATGTGATTATTTCAATGGGCGCGGACGGTTCTTTGTGGTTAAGCAAACAAGGCGTGATCCAAGCGAAGCCACCAAAATGCGAGCAAGTGGTTAGCACCGTGGGCGCGGGCGATTCGATGGTGGCAGGGCTAATTTACGGCCTGAGCAAATCGCTTTCACAGCAAGACACCTTGGCGTTTGCCAGTGCGGTATCTGCCTTTGCCGTGTCGCAAAGCAATGTGGGCGTGAGTGATCCTGCGTTATTAACGCCAATCTTAGAAAAAGTAGAAATTTCAGTGATTA
- the fruB gene encoding fused PTS fructose transporter subunit IIA/HPr protein → MLNLSEKNIHLSAQAENKQQAIELVAQALEQAGNVEAGYLAGMLARETQTSTFLGNGIAIPHGTLETRPMVKETGVQVFQFPQGIEWGDGNKAYVVIGIAARSDEHLSLLRQLTQVLGDEEKAAKLATLQEVEKFRAILMGEETLEVKSEDLSLDVDTESLLTLIAINAGKLQNQGAVNNQFVAEVIASPALPLGGGLWLTDSVQGNEKNALVFSRAKQAFQHNHKEVKGVLTVACVNDQIDELLARLLENSVQQALLNGNSQQILTALNGGEVSVESPAPANTSSENAGTVIGTFTVRNEHGLHACPSAVLVNEVKKFASKITVENLTRGGEAISAKSLMKIVALGATLGHRLRFSAVGEDAKQAIEAIGKAIADGLGEEVSSLSPKEPDHIEVIGESNTTSEKNAEKTTALDNQDPSESVEAVFVVRNEHGLHARPAAVLVNEVKKYNASVAVQNVDRDSQLVSAKSLMKVVALGVVKGHRLRFVATGEEAQKALDGIGAAIEAGLGE, encoded by the coding sequence ATGCTGAACTTATCAGAAAAAAATATTCACTTATCGGCACAAGCCGAAAATAAACAGCAAGCCATTGAATTGGTGGCGCAAGCGCTTGAGCAAGCGGGCAATGTGGAAGCAGGATATTTAGCAGGAATGTTGGCGCGCGAAACGCAAACGTCCACCTTTTTAGGCAACGGCATTGCCATTCCGCACGGCACATTGGAAACGCGTCCAATGGTGAAAGAAACGGGTGTGCAAGTGTTTCAATTTCCACAAGGGATTGAATGGGGCGACGGCAATAAAGCCTATGTGGTGATCGGGATCGCCGCACGTTCCGATGAACATCTCAGCCTGCTTCGCCAGCTTACACAAGTGCTTGGCGATGAAGAAAAAGCGGCGAAATTGGCGACATTACAAGAGGTAGAAAAATTCCGTGCCATTTTAATGGGCGAAGAAACGCTGGAAGTGAAAAGCGAAGATCTGAGCCTTGATGTGGATACTGAAAGCCTGCTTACTTTAATTGCGATTAATGCCGGCAAATTGCAAAACCAAGGCGCGGTGAATAATCAATTTGTGGCAGAGGTGATCGCCTCTCCTGCATTGCCATTGGGCGGCGGCTTATGGCTTACCGATTCGGTGCAAGGTAACGAGAAAAATGCCCTTGTGTTCAGCCGTGCAAAGCAAGCTTTCCAGCATAATCATAAAGAAGTGAAAGGCGTACTAACGGTGGCTTGTGTGAATGATCAAATTGATGAGCTACTCGCACGATTACTAGAAAATTCCGTGCAACAAGCCTTATTAAATGGAAATTCTCAGCAAATTTTGACCGCACTTAATGGCGGCGAAGTGAGTGTTGAAAGCCCAGCACCTGCCAATACCAGTAGCGAAAATGCAGGCACGGTTATCGGCACATTCACCGTGCGTAATGAACACGGCTTGCACGCGTGTCCTTCAGCGGTGTTAGTGAATGAAGTGAAAAAATTCGCCTCGAAAATTACGGTGGAAAATCTCACCCGTGGTGGTGAAGCTATCAGCGCCAAAAGTCTGATGAAAATCGTGGCATTGGGCGCAACCCTTGGACATCGTTTACGTTTTAGCGCGGTGGGTGAAGATGCCAAACAAGCCATTGAAGCCATTGGTAAAGCCATTGCGGACGGTTTAGGGGAAGAAGTATCCTCTTTATCGCCGAAAGAGCCGGATCATATTGAAGTGATTGGCGAAAGCAACACGACTAGCGAAAAAAACGCAGAAAAAACCACCGCACTTGATAATCAAGATCCAAGCGAAAGTGTTGAAGCGGTGTTTGTGGTGCGTAACGAACACGGTTTGCACGCACGTCCTGCCGCGGTGTTAGTTAATGAAGTGAAGAAATATAACGCTTCCGTGGCGGTGCAAAATGTGGATCGCGATAGCCAATTAGTTAGCGCTAAAAGTTTGATGAAAGTAGTGGCGCTTGGTGTGGTGAAAGGACATCGTTTACGTTTTGTGGCAACCGGTGAAGAAGCACAAAAAGCCCTTGATGGCATTGGTGCGGCGATTGAAGCTGGTTTAGGTGAGTAG